ATCAATAATGATGATATTTTAGGTGATTTTAATACACAAAGCCCAGTTGAAGAAAATCCAATTAACACAAGCGATTTTATACCTTCATCCCAATCTCATACTACTGAAAGTATTTTAAACTTAGTATCTTCAAGTTTTAAATTTGATACAACACCACACTCGATGGAAGAAGAATTACTTGGAGCTAATAAGCAAGAAGAAATCATTCAATCTAATGATAATAATGATTTAATTAATGCAGTTGATCAAAAAGTTCACAGTTTCTTAAATGCACCAATGCAAGATGCTTTCTTATCAGATAAATTAATTAAAGAAGAAGATGAAGTATCTCAAATGGATTTATCTTTTGCAAGCGCAGTTGAAGATATGAATAAAACCAAAACAATGGTTAATGAGATGCTAAATCAAACTAGAGAATTCTTGTTAAATAATAATGAAACAGAAGCAGATCGTAAAGATGTGAATTCTGAATTAGTTGATCAGCAAGCTAAAACAGGTGAGAAAGAAAACTTAATTTCAACTCGTGAAATTGATTTAAATGTTATTGAAAACATTCCACAAGATACAATTAATGATTTTGCAGCAGCTAATAAGCAAACTTCATATGTTGATTTTATTAGAAATAGAAGCATTGAAGAATATGTTAATGATGCAAGATGAATTCAAGCTAATAAAGATTTAAACTTCACAGCAACTTTTAAAGATAATTTAGCTAACATTGATATGATTGTGCAGTCTAGACCTGAATTTAAGCATTATGCAGATTTATTTAAGCAAGTTAAAATTATGTTTGGTTCAGATCGCTTCATAGTGCTTACTTCAAATAATGAAGCAGTATTAGAAGAACTAAGTAAAAAAGGTGATGCTGAAGAATTACAAAACTTTATTGTATATACTTTTGGAGAACCTTATAAATACATTTATCCAATTCCACATAGTAAAATAATGGAAATACAAAATTACTTAAAACAAAATCAAGGTAATTTACCTGAAATTGTTGAACCAGAATTTTTAACTGAATTAAAATATCAAGATAACGATGAATGATTTATTAATCGTGCAAATTTATTTAAATAATTAAGGAGCAAATTATGAACATGATGTCACCAGATTTCTTAAGAAGAATTAAGACAATGCAAAAAGAGTTAGAACAAAAACAAAAAGAACTTGAAAATAAAGAGTTCGTTGTTCAAAAACAAGGAATTAAAGTAGTTTTAAAAGGAGACAACTCTATCGTATCAATTGATATTGATGAATTACTTGTTGATCCAGAAGATAAAGATATCTTACAAGATCTTTTAACTATTGCAATTAATGAAGGTCTTGATTTAATTAAAGAAGAACAACAAAAATTAGCACCTGCTATGCCTGGAATGCCTTTTTAGAAAGTAATTATGTTTTACACTGATAAAATTAATGATTTTATTGTAAAGTCTAAAAAAATCCCAGGAATTTCAAAGAAGCAAGCTGAAAAAATGATTTATTGAATACTTGAAAGTTCAAGTGAAGAAGTAAATGAATTCAGTACTTTGATTACTGAAATCAAGCAACAAACACAATTTTGTCCAATTTGCAGCAACATTATGCAAGAAAATAAATGCAATATTTGTCATGATGAAAATAGAGATAATATTTTAATGATTGTGGAGAACTTACAAACTATTCAAAAAATCGAAACAGCAGGTTTTTATAAAGGAAAATATTACATCTTACCTTTTATGATTGAAAAGGAAACTGATGTAATGAAATATCAAAAAGAACTAGATGACTTAATTAAGTACTCTCGTTCTTTTAATGAAACCATTTTAGCGATTTCGCCAACACTAAAAGGTGAAATAACTAATCAAATTTTAAAAATAGAATTATCCAACGCCAATGTAAATGTAACAAGATTAGCAATCGGAATCCCACTGGGTTCTTCATTGGATTATATGGATGAAATTACATTAAAATTTTCGCTTAATAACAGACGAAAATAACAAGGAGCGGCTTATGTTTATATCATTTGAAGGCCTAGATGGGTCAGGAAAAACAACTTTAACACAAAAATTAGTAGCTAAATTAGGTGAAATGTATCCTAATTTACCAATTACATGAACCAGAGAACCTGGTGGAAGAAACATCAGAGAGGCTGAAAAAATCAGAGAAATTATCTTAGATAAGGCTTCTGACCTTTCTCCTGTTGCTGAGGCTTTATTATACACAACAAGCCGTAGAATTCACTTAGAAAAAGTAATTTGACCAGAATTAAAACAAAACCATTTAGTAGTATGTGATAGATTCGTTGATAGTTTTTATGCATACCAAGGATTTGCACGTGAATTAGGAATGGCTTTTGCAAAAGGAATTACAAACATTGTTATCGAAAACACAATGCCTGATATTACAGTATTTTTAAACTTAACACCAGAACAAGCTAAAGAAAGACGCGAAAGCACACGTCTTGTTGAAGATAGAATGGAACAAGAAAAACTAGAATTCCACCAATTGGTTTACAAAGGATACTTATCATTAATTGAAGAAGACCCAAAACGTTTCATGATTATTGATGCAACACAAAGCGAAGATGGTGTGCTTCAAGATATTATTGCAAAATTACATCAACATCCTAAATTTATCGCTTACCTAAAATCATATGCTTACTAGTAAAATATTAAATAATATAAATGATTTAGCTTTAAAAGGTAAGTTAAATCATTTATTTTTATTATATAGTGATAAAAATTACAATTTTGATAGCGACTTAATTAATTTAATTAATGCTATTAATAATACTAGTGATGTTGTGACTTTAGAAAACTTAACCCCTAATGTAGTTTTAATTAGTGGAGAAGTTGATAAATTAACTAAAGAAGATTTTGAAAATGCTTTTTACCACTTTTCATTTAAAAGTGTGACTCAAAATGTTTTTAAACACGATATTTTAATTATTAAAAATATCGAAAACGCCTCAATCAATGCTTTAAACGCAATTTTAAAGTCAATTGAAGATCCGAGTGATAATTTAATTATTATCCTAACTTCAAACAATTTAAACATAGTTTTAGATACTATTATTTCCCGTGCTCAATTAATTAGGGTTCAGCCAAAAAGTCAAGTAGAGATTTTGTCTGAATTACCTAATGATATCGCAAACAGCACAAATGGAAAAATACTTGCTTATTTATTTAAAGAACCAAGTCAAATTGTTGATAATTTTGATGAATTTAGTAATTTGATACAAATGCTAAAAAATGCAATTAAATCCTCTTTTACCAATGCTGTAGGCTTATTTGATTTTTTAGATGCAAATTTAAATAAAGAAAATTCAACAAGTAATGAATTAATTCTTAATTTTATTAAAGAATTACTTTTAGGAAGATTTTCACAAGATATAGGATTAAATGAATCTGAAACACAAGAAATTAAACAATTGAGAGAAGATTGAATTAAATGTTGTCCAAGAATTTTTAATTTAATTTTAGATATTAATGATTTTGAAGAAAAACTCTTGCGTCAAGGGATATTTGAATTACATAAGGAAATTTTATTAATCAAATTAATGGAGTATTATGGCTAAATTATACATAGTTGGAACACCAATAGGAAACCTAGAAGATATAACTTTAAGAGCTCTTAGAACACTTAAAGAAGTTGAAATCATAGCATGTGAAGATACTAGAGTAACTCACAAGTTACTAGAAAAATACGAAATCACAAATAAAAGATTAATTACATATAATAACTTTACTGAAAAAAGTTCATCAAAAGGAATTTTAGAGCTTATTAATAGTGGTAAAGATATTGCTTTAGTTTCTGATGCTGGAATGCCGGTAGTATCAGATCCTGGATTTGAAGTTATTTCTCAAGCCAGAGAAAACGGAATTCAAGTTGAAATTATTCCTGGAGTAAATGCTGCAATAACAGCTTTTGTTGGTTCAAACTTTTCTAATGAATTCACGTTCTTAGGATTTATTAAAGACAAAAGTCAGCAAAGAATTAATCAACTTTCAGCACTAGAAATAGGGACTTATATCTTTTATGTATCACCACATAAAATGCTTTCAACATTGCAAGATATAGCAACAGTGTTT
The DNA window shown above is from Mycoplasma seminis and carries:
- a CDS encoding YbaB/EbfC family nucleoid-associated protein, producing MNMMSPDFLRRIKTMQKELEQKQKELENKEFVVQKQGIKVVLKGDNSIVSIDIDELLVDPEDKDILQDLLTIAINEGLDLIKEEQQKLAPAMPGMPF
- a CDS encoding toprim domain-containing protein, with the translated sequence MFYTDKINDFIVKSKKIPGISKKQAEKMIYWILESSSEEVNEFSTLITEIKQQTQFCPICSNIMQENKCNICHDENRDNILMIVENLQTIQKIETAGFYKGKYYILPFMIEKETDVMKYQKELDDLIKYSRSFNETILAISPTLKGEITNQILKIELSNANVNVTRLAIGIPLGSSLDYMDEITLKFSLNNRRK
- the rsmI gene encoding 16S rRNA (cytidine(1402)-2'-O)-methyltransferase → MAKLYIVGTPIGNLEDITLRALRTLKEVEIIACEDTRVTHKLLEKYEITNKRLITYNNFTEKSSSKGILELINSGKDIALVSDAGMPVVSDPGFEVISQARENGIQVEIIPGVNAAITAFVGSNFSNEFTFLGFIKDKSQQRINQLSALEIGTYIFYVSPHKMLSTLQDIATVFEDKAKLCLAKELTKMHETWYYGNAQELYEQFTAMDSIKGEFTLVLNIPKIKRVKVNKYKK
- the tmk gene encoding dTMP kinase, giving the protein MFISFEGLDGSGKTTLTQKLVAKLGEMYPNLPITWTREPGGRNIREAEKIREIILDKASDLSPVAEALLYTTSRRIHLEKVIWPELKQNHLVVCDRFVDSFYAYQGFARELGMAFAKGITNIVIENTMPDITVFLNLTPEQAKERRESTRLVEDRMEQEKLEFHQLVYKGYLSLIEEDPKRFMIIDATQSEDGVLQDIIAKLHQHPKFIAYLKSYAY